GCCATGGTATCCATTTTGGTTAGTCATATTAGGGTTCGGCGGCGGTGTTATTGTGCCAGCTATTTATGCGATGGCAGCTACAAGTTGGCCTAATGGAGGTCGTGCAACATTTAATGCAATTTATTTAGCTCAAAATTTAGGTGTATCTATCGGTGCAGCAGCTGGAGGGTTTGTTGCTGATTTCAGCTTTAGTTATATTTTTATGGCTAATTTATTATTATATGTTGTCTTTATCATCATAGCGCTTAAATATTACAATATTGATTTAGACATCCATGTAAAACATGATGAAGGCATAACAAGTGCCGTTCATGTAAGAGACAAAAGGAAATTCACTGCACTTATATTATTATGTACGATGTTTAGTTTATGTTGGATCGGTTATGTTCAATGGCAAACGACTATCGCTACATATACTCAATCTGTAGGTATCTCTTTAAAACAATACAGTTTATTATGGACGATTAATGGTGTGCTTATTTTAGCTGGTCAACCTTTAATTGCACCAATCATAAACAGACTTAAAGAAAAATTGAAATTACAAATGTTTATAGGACTTACGATTTTTATTGTCAGTTACTTAGTTACAAGTATTGCAGAACAATTTACGATGTTTGTAGTAGGAATGGTAATTTTAACTTTGGGTGAAATGTTTGTATGGCCGGCAGTACCAGCTATCGCAAATCAATTAGCACCGAAAGGAAGAATGGGCGCTTATCAAGGAATCGTCAATGCTTTTTCAACAATAGGTAAAGCGTTTGGTCCAGTTGTCGGTGGTGTACTTGTCGATGTATTCGATATGAAAGCGATGTTCTATAGTATGATATTACTTATTCTAATTGGATATTATTTCTTATACATTTATGATAGAGGAATTTCGAAACAAGATTTGCCATAAAGTTAAATAAAACTTGCAAAATATATAGAAATTGCATAATATTAGGATGTATATAAGGCGTAGTCGCTTTAATGTGAATCTTAAGAGAGTCAGTGGTGCTGAGAACTGATGATATCCATTAAGTGAACTTATGAACAATTAATTATTTCTTAAAAGCAATCTTAAACCATATAAATGAAGTGCACTTTTTAGTGAATTCTGGGTGGTACCGCGGCATAATCATTAAAGTCGTCCCTACTGTTATTATGGTTGGGATGGCTTTTTTTATTTTATAGGAGGAACAAATAAATGAATTATAATCATCAAGAAATTGAAAAAAAATGGCAAGGATTTTGGGAAGAAAATAAAACATTTAAAGCTGACGATAATGTTGGACAGAAAAAATTCTATGCATTAGATATGTTTCCTTATCCATCTGGATCTGGCTTACACGTAGGTCATCCAGAGGGTTATACAGCTACTGACATTGTTTCAAGATATAAAAGAATGCAAGGCTATAACGTACTTCACCCTATGGGCTGGGACGCATTCGGTTTGCCAGCAGAACAATATGCTATAGATACAGGGAATGATCCTAAAGAGTTTACAGCTAAAAATATTGCTACATTTAAACGCCAAATTCAAGAATTAGGTTTCTCTTATGATTGGGACCGTGAAGTAAACACTACAGATCCAGAATATTATAAATGGACACAATGGATTTTCATTCAATTATATAATAAAGGATTAGCTTATGTAGATGAAGTAGCAGTTAACTGGTGCCCAGCATTAGGAACTGTACTATCTAATGAAGAAATTGTTGACGGTGTTTCTGAACGTGGTGGACATCCAGTCGTGCGTAAACCTATGAGACAGTGGGTATTAAAAATTACAGAATACGCTGATCGTCTATTAGAAGACTTAGAAGATGTTGATTGGCCAGAATCTATTAAAGATATGCAAAGAAATTGGATTGGTAGATCAGAAGGTGCAGAATTAACATTTAATATTGATGATACTGATCTTTCATTTGATGTATTTACTACAAGACCTGATACAATATATGGCGCTACATTTGCCGTTCTTTCTCCAGAGCATCCTTTAGTAGATCAAATTACAAGTGAAGATGAAAAAGAAGTAGTAGAAGCATATAAACTTTCTGCATCTCGTAAATCTGATTTAGAAAGAACAGATTTAGCAAAAGATAAAAGTGGTGTGTTTACAGGTGCATTTACTACTAATCCATTCACTGGCAAGAAAATGCCTATTTGGATTGCAGATTATGTATTAATTAGTTATGGTACAGGTGCTGTAATGGCTGTTCCTGCTCACGATGAGAGGGATGCTGAGTTCGCTGAGAAATTCAATTTAGACATCATAACTGTTTATAATGAAGACGGTAAAATGATTGATTCAGACGTGCTTAATGGCTTAACTAAAGAAGAAGCGGTGCCAAAAGCAATTGAATTGTTAGAAGAAAAAGGTATCGGTAAGAAAAAAGTAAGTTATAAATTAAGAGATTGGTTATTTAGTAGACAGCGTTATTGGGGAGAACCAATTCCTGTAATACATTGGGAAGATGGTACGATGACAACTGTTCCAGAAGAAGAATTACCACTGTTACTTCCAGAAACAGATCAAGTAAAACCATCAGGTACTGGAGAGTCACCACTTGCTAATATTGATGAGTTTATTAATGTAGTCGACCCTAAAACAGGAATGAAAGGTCGCAGAGAAACAAATACGATGCCACAGTGGGCAGGTAGTTGTTGGTATTATTTAAGATATATTGATCCACATAACGATGAACAATTAGCAGATCCAGAAAAACTAAAACATTGGTTGCCAGTAGATTTATATATCGGTGGAGTTGAACATGCAGTTCTTCATTTATTATACTCAAGATTCTGGCATAAAGTGCTTTACGATATCGGCGTTGTACCAACAAAAGAACCATTCCAAAAATTATACAATCAAGGAATGATTCTTGGTGAAGGTAATGAAAAAATGAGTAAATCTAAAGGCAATGTTGTAAATCCAGATGATATTGTTCGTTCACATGGTGCAGATACATTACGTTTATACGAAATGTTTATGGGACCACTTGATGCAGCAATTGCTTGGAGTGAAAATGGATTAGATGGTTCACGTCGTTTCTTAGACCGAATTTGGCGTTTACTTGTTTCTGAAGACGGGAACATTACAAGTAAGGTCGTAGAAGAAGCGACACCAGAGTTAGATAAAGTTTATAACCAAACTGTTAAAAAAGTTACAGAAGACTTTGATACATTGAACTTTAATACAGCAATCAGTCAAATGATGGTATTTATAAATGACTGTTACAAACAAGATCATATAAACAAATCATATGTTGAAGGATTCTTGAAAATGTTATCACCAATTGCGCCACATATTTCTGAAGAATTATGGCAAAAATTAGGTCACGCTGACACAGTAACATATGAAGAATGGCCAGTATTTGACGAAGCGCTATTAGTAGATAACGAAGTAGAAATAGTTATTCAAGTTAACGGTAAATTGAAAGATAAAGTAAAAATTTCTAAAGATTTAACTAAAGATGAAATGGAAGCAGTAGCTTTAGATAATGATAAAATAAAAGAAGCTATTGAAGGTAAGACAATACGTAAAGTGATTGCCGTACCTCAAAAATTAGTTAACATCGTTGCAAATTAATCAATTAGGAGTGTTCTAGCTATGAAAGAAATTACAGTAACAGAATTAGCGAGCAAAATAACATCTAATAATCCAATAAACATTGTTGATGTGCGAGAAGATTATGAAGTAGCATTAGGTATGATTCCAGGTGCGAAACATATACCGATGGGCGAAATACCAAATGAATTAAACCATTTTGATAAGAACGAAACATACTACGTTGTATGTGCAGGTGGTGTTAGAAGCGCTAATGTTGTTGATTATTTAAACGACCATGATATTGATGCTGTTAATATAGAAGGCGGCATGAATGAGTGGGGCGATGACGGTTTAGAAAATAAAAGAGTTTAAATAAAATAAATCACCCAATCCGTTGGAATCATTTTCGGATTGGGTGATTTTATATTTCTGATTTTGTTATTCATATATTGAAGCATTATATCCTGCTACATAACCCGTGACTAATGCGCTCGTTATATTATATCCACCTGTATACCCATGAATATCTAAAACTTCTCCAGAGAAAAACAACCCAGAACATATTTTAGATTGCATCGTATGAGGTTCTATTTCTTTAATATTTACGCCACCACCTGTTACAAATGCTTTATCAATAGGTAAAGTTCCGTTAACAGTAAATGTAAATGCTTTAAGATTTTGTACAAACGTTTTGATGGCTTGCTGTGATAAATGATGATATGTCACATCTATGTCTACTTCAGACTGTTCTAATATAAAGTGTAAATATCTTTCTTGAACGAGACCTTTTAAAGCATTCTTTATTGCTTTATTAGGCTCATCTTTTAATTTTTTTACGATTTGTTGCTCTAACTCGTGTGCACTTATTTCTGGAAAAGCATCGATAGACATCTGTATTTCATTTTTCTTTTGTGATTGTTGTTCTTTGTAAATAAATTGACTACATCTCAAAGCTGCTGGCCCTGAAACACCAAAGTGTGTAAACAACATATCCATGTGATGTGTGATTCTAGGTTTGCCATTTTTCTTTAAAACAGAAAGTCCTATATTTTGCAGGCTTAGTCCTTGTAATGTTTTGTTTTTGATGAAGGGTTCACTAGATTTTATAGGGACTTCTGTTGGGAAAAGATCAGTTATTGAATGTCCAATATGTTCTGCGAATTTATAACCATCACCTGTAGAACCTGTATGTGGTACGCTACATCCACCTGATGCAATAATGACAGTGCGTGAGGGGATAAACGTTCCATCTTGTAATGTCACACCTGTAATTTGTTGATTTTCACTTTCTATTGATGATACGGTAGTCTCTTGACGTATTTCTACACCATTTTCTTTAATGGCATTCACAAGCGCTTCGACAACGTCTTGTGCACGGTTAGATACGGGAAACATACGACCATGATCCTCTTCTTTTAACTTTACTTCACGAGACTCAAAAAATTGTATGATAGATTCATTGTCAAAAGTTGAGAAAGGGCTATATAGAAACTTTCCATTTCCGGGAATGTTTTTTATAATTTCTTCATAAGGTAAACGGTTTGTAACATTACATCTACCGCCACCTGAAATACGAAGTTTACGACCTAGTCCTTTTTTCTTTTCGATTAATAAAACGCTGTTCCCTTGAGCACTTGCACTATAAGCAGCCATTAAACCACTAGGTCCAGCGCCAATTATTATTGTATGATACATAAGTTACCTCCATAAGTCGATGTAATAATATTTTAACGAATATTGTGTCTTTAAAAAAGTAGTAGAATAGAAATAAACCTGTTATTATTAAATTTAAAAGTAAATTAGATAGGGATGAAATTATGTCAGAAAGTAAAGCGCTCGTAAGAGGAACCTTCCTTCTTACAGCTAGTATTTTAATAACGAAAGTCATAGGTATACTTTATTTAATACCTTTCTACGCGATTATTGGCGACGAAAAAAATCTTGCACCATTTACATATGCTTATCAACCATACACAATCATGATAACAATCGCAACTGCTGGTGTACCGTTAGCAGCAGCAAAATATGTATCTAAATATAATGCGCTCGGTGCATATAAAGTAAGTAGGAAACTGTATCAATCAAGTTTTATTGTTATGTCCATTTCAGGTATTATCGGATTTCTACTTCTATACTTCTTATCACCTACAATTGCTCAATTAACATTAGCAAATAAAGGTGGAATAGAAGGCGGTTGGCAAATAGATGATATTACGACTGTTATTAGAACAATCAGTTTCGTAGTATTATTCATTCCTTTGTTAGCAACATGGAGAGGTATTTTCCAAGGTTTCAATTCAATGGGTCCAACAGCAGTTTCAGAAGTTACTGAACAAGTTGCACGTATTGCTTTTATTTTGGGCGGTAG
This portion of the Mammaliicoccus vitulinus genome encodes:
- a CDS encoding MDR family MFS transporter, which codes for MKMPKIVKMLIIGMAINITGSSFLWPLNTIYMNEELGKSLSTAGVVLMINAFGSVIGNLLGGTLFDKIGGFRSIIFASILNILSLVGLNFLNDWPWYPFWLVILGFGGGVIVPAIYAMAATSWPNGGRATFNAIYLAQNLGVSIGAAAGGFVADFSFSYIFMANLLLYVVFIIIALKYYNIDLDIHVKHDEGITSAVHVRDKRKFTALILLCTMFSLCWIGYVQWQTTIATYTQSVGISLKQYSLLWTINGVLILAGQPLIAPIINRLKEKLKLQMFIGLTIFIVSYLVTSIAEQFTMFVVGMVILTLGEMFVWPAVPAIANQLAPKGRMGAYQGIVNAFSTIGKAFGPVVGGVLVDVFDMKAMFYSMILLILIGYYFLYIYDRGISKQDLP
- a CDS encoding NAD(P)/FAD-dependent oxidoreductase, which codes for MYHTIIIGAGPSGLMAAYSASAQGNSVLLIEKKKGLGRKLRISGGGRCNVTNRLPYEEIIKNIPGNGKFLYSPFSTFDNESIIQFFESREVKLKEEDHGRMFPVSNRAQDVVEALVNAIKENGVEIRQETTVSSIESENQQITGVTLQDGTFIPSRTVIIASGGCSVPHTGSTGDGYKFAEHIGHSITDLFPTEVPIKSSEPFIKNKTLQGLSLQNIGLSVLKKNGKPRITHHMDMLFTHFGVSGPAALRCSQFIYKEQQSQKKNEIQMSIDAFPEISAHELEQQIVKKLKDEPNKAIKNALKGLVQERYLHFILEQSEVDIDVTYHHLSQQAIKTFVQNLKAFTFTVNGTLPIDKAFVTGGGVNIKEIEPHTMQSKICSGLFFSGEVLDIHGYTGGYNITSALVTGYVAGYNASIYE
- the leuS gene encoding leucine--tRNA ligase, producing the protein MNYNHQEIEKKWQGFWEENKTFKADDNVGQKKFYALDMFPYPSGSGLHVGHPEGYTATDIVSRYKRMQGYNVLHPMGWDAFGLPAEQYAIDTGNDPKEFTAKNIATFKRQIQELGFSYDWDREVNTTDPEYYKWTQWIFIQLYNKGLAYVDEVAVNWCPALGTVLSNEEIVDGVSERGGHPVVRKPMRQWVLKITEYADRLLEDLEDVDWPESIKDMQRNWIGRSEGAELTFNIDDTDLSFDVFTTRPDTIYGATFAVLSPEHPLVDQITSEDEKEVVEAYKLSASRKSDLERTDLAKDKSGVFTGAFTTNPFTGKKMPIWIADYVLISYGTGAVMAVPAHDERDAEFAEKFNLDIITVYNEDGKMIDSDVLNGLTKEEAVPKAIELLEEKGIGKKKVSYKLRDWLFSRQRYWGEPIPVIHWEDGTMTTVPEEELPLLLPETDQVKPSGTGESPLANIDEFINVVDPKTGMKGRRETNTMPQWAGSCWYYLRYIDPHNDEQLADPEKLKHWLPVDLYIGGVEHAVLHLLYSRFWHKVLYDIGVVPTKEPFQKLYNQGMILGEGNEKMSKSKGNVVNPDDIVRSHGADTLRLYEMFMGPLDAAIAWSENGLDGSRRFLDRIWRLLVSEDGNITSKVVEEATPELDKVYNQTVKKVTEDFDTLNFNTAISQMMVFINDCYKQDHINKSYVEGFLKMLSPIAPHISEELWQKLGHADTVTYEEWPVFDEALLVDNEVEIVIQVNGKLKDKVKISKDLTKDEMEAVALDNDKIKEAIEGKTIRKVIAVPQKLVNIVAN
- a CDS encoding rhodanese-like domain-containing protein: MKEITVTELASKITSNNPINIVDVREDYEVALGMIPGAKHIPMGEIPNELNHFDKNETYYVVCAGGVRSANVVDYLNDHDIDAVNIEGGMNEWGDDGLENKRV